The genomic region GCGGCAGGCGCCGCAACTGCCGTTGCGGCAGACGGAGGGCAGGAAGATGCTGGCGCGCGCGGCGCCGTCGAGCAGCGTCTCGTCCTCGGCGCAGTCGAAGCGGACGGACTGGCCGTCGCGGGTGAGCAGGTCGACCTGATGCTGGGTCATCGGAACTCTCGGCAAAGCAGGGCCCCTGGGGCGCGGGGATACCGCGCCCCAGGGGCGGGGATCAGGCGGCGCGCTGCAGCGAGGCGGCGATGTCCGCTTCCGCCGTGGTGATCGTCTGGATGCCGAAGCGCTCGACCAGCACGCCGATCAGCGTCGGCGTGAGGAAGGCGGGCAGGGTCGGGCCAAGGCGGATGTTGCGCACGCCGAGCGCCACCAGGGTCAGCAGCACGGCGGCCGCCTTCTGCTCGAACCACGACACCACCAGCGACAACGGCAGGTCGTTGATGCCGCAGCCGAAGGCCTCGGCGAGCGCGCCGGCGATGCGGATCGCCGAGTAGCTGTCGTTGCACTGGCCGAGGTCGAGCAGGCGCGGAATGCCGCCGATGTCGCCGAATTCGTGGCGGTTGAAGCGGTACTTGCCGCAGCCGAGCGTCATGACCACGGTGTCCTGCGGCGTGCCCTCGGCGAACTCGGTGTAGTAGTTGCGGCCGGGCGCGGCGCCGTCGCAGCCGCCCACCAGGAAGAAGTGGCGGATGGCGCCGGCCTTGACCGCATCGATCACCTTGTCGGCGACGCCGAGCACGGTGTGGCGGGCGAAGCCGATGGTGATGGTCTGCGGCTGCGGTTCCTCGGTGAAGCCGGGCAAGGCGAGGGCGGCGGCGATGACCGGGGCAAAGTCGCGGTTCTCGATGTGGCGCAGGCCGGGCCAGCCGACCGGGCCGGTGGTGAAGATGCGCTGGCGATAGGCCGGGCGCGGCTCGATCAGGCAGTTGGAGGTCATGACGATCGGGCCGGGGAAAGCGGAGAACTCGGCCTGCTGTTCCTGCCATGCGCCGCCGTAGTTGCCGGCCAGATGCGGATATTTCTTGAACACCGGATAGGCGTTGGCGGGCAGCATCTCGCCATGGGTGTAGACGTTGATGCCCTTGCCGGCGGTGGCCTCCAGGATCGCCGTCAGGTCGAGCATGTCGTGGCCCGACACCAGGATCGCCTTGCCGCGCCGCGGCGTCACCGCGACCACGGTCGGCTCGGGGATGCCGAAGCTGGAGATGTTGGCGGCGTCGAGCATCTCCATCACGGTCAGGTTCAGCCGGCCGAGCGCCAGCGCCTGCGCCAGCATGTCCTCGAGGTCGGTCGGGTCCTGCGCCAGGTAATCCAGCGTGTCCTCGAGACCGGCATAGACCTCGTCCGCCTCGGCGCCGAGCACGCGGGCGTGGTAGACATAGGCGGAGACGCCCTTCAGCCCATACAGCAGCAGCGAGCGCAGCCCGATCACGTCCGGCCCGACCACGTCCTCGCCGGCGCGGATGCCGATTGCGGGGGCCTGGGCCAGCAGGGCGAGCAGGTCGGTGGCGGGGCGGAAGGTGGCCGGGCCGGCCAGGGCCGGGATCGTGCCACCGCTTGCGCGCATGGCATCGAGCAGGCGCTCACGGTGCGCGACGGCCTCGCCGATCATGGCGATGAAGCGGGCCGGCGTGAAGTTGACGTTGGTGAGCGTGGTGAACACGGCATGGGAGATGAAGCGGCCGACCTCGCGATCGACGATGCCGACGCCGCGTCCTGCCCTGGCGACCTGCGCGAGACCCTTGACCGCATGGATCAGCAGGTCCTGCAGGTCGGCCGTGGTGGCGTCCTTGCCGCAATTGCCGCGGGTCGAGGCGCAGCCGTCACCGTCCGCCGAGCGGGCGGTTTGTTCGCATTGATGGCAGAACATCGGAGGTTCCCTTTGGGGTGCAGGACGGAGGGGGAAGTCTGTAAATTGGTATTTAAAACACCAATATAACGATATCAGAATGCCGTCAATGTCGATTTCAAATTCTTTGCGCGGAGAAAAGGAAGTTTTATAAATGCCTCAGATCGGACGGACCGCTGCTGTCGTCACGCGCGGCCGGGCGAGCGGGCTGGCATAGAGCAGGACGAACCCGCCGAAGGCGCCGCTCCAGGCCAGGCCGGCGAGGGTGAGCAGCAGCAGGTACTGCTCGCCGGCGATCGGCGCGAGCAGGCGCAGCCCCGCGGCGGCGGTCACCAGCAGGTAGATCGCCGTGGTTCCCGTCCCGGCCACCAGCGGGCGGCCGGTATGGCCCAGCGAGGCGCGGGTCATGACGGCCAGCGTCATGGTGCCGATGGCGCCGGCGGTGAGCGCGTGCAGCGATGCGGTCGCGGGCAGCAGGTCGGTCCAGCGGCTTGCGGCCAACAGCAAAAGTCCAAGTGCCAGCCACGCATATCCGAGATGCAGGATCCACAGCAGCGGCTCGCGCAGCACGGCGGTGCCGCGCCAGCGCGCGAGGCGCAGGGCATTGGCGAACCCCGCCGCCAGCGCCGCCCAGGGCGTCGCCGCCGCGTCGGGCAGGATCGTCCAGAGTCCCAGCGCCAGCACGGTCGATCCCATGGCGAGGCGGTCGATCGCGCCGAACGCGGCCGGCGGCGGCAGGTCCGGACGCTGCTTCGCCAGCCAGTTGCGGGTGAAGCTCGGGATGATGCGGCCGCCCACCAGGGTGATCAGGGCCAGCAGCGTGGCGATGCCGAGGTGATTGCCGGTGGTTTCCGTGTCGGCGCCGGTGACCAGGCCGACATGGACCAGGGCATTGCCGCAGCACAGCAGCGCCAGGGCGGCGAGCACCGGCAGGTTTCGCCAGTTGCGGCCTGCGAGAATCTCGCGCCCGATGGCGCACAGGAACACTGGCAGGAACAGCAGGTCGAGCCCGGCGGTGGCCGCGGCGCCGATCCGCGCGGAGGCCAGCATCGCCAGCCGCCCGGCGATCCAGAGCAGCAGCAGCCCGACCAGCGGCGCGCCCTGCAGCGGCATGCGGCCGGTCCAGTTGGGGACGGCGGTGAGCAGGAAGCCGGCGACGGTGGCGACGCCGAAGCCGAAGGTCATCTCGTGGACGTGCCAGGTCGGCGAGGGCATCGGCGCGAAGTCGAACCCGGCGATGGCGGCCAGCCAGAGCGGGATCGCCAGTCCCGCCCAGATCGCCGCCGCGAGGAAGAACGGACGGAACCCGGCGGAGAACAGGGCCGGACCGGCCACGGGGCGGTATCGCGGGATCGCTGTCATGGTGCTTCAGGCCCAACCGGCATTCCAAACGCCGGGGGACCCTACGCCGTAATGTGGTATTGTCAATACCAATTACGGCGGGGCCGTCAGACGGCAGGGGGTCAGACGGTCAGCAGTCCCCAGTGCTCGGCGGACGCCGTCAGGGAGGCGGGCGGGCCTTCCGTCGCCGTGTGCCCGGCCGAGAGCGTGATGGCGTGGGTGATGCGGTACGGCGTCGCCGGATCGGTCGAAACCGAATCGACCTGCAATTCCAGCCGTTCGATGCCGGAGATGTCGAGCCCATCCAGCCGGACATGCGCCCCGGTGGCGCGGGTGGCGTCGAAGGCCCGCGCGATGCGGCGGAACTCGGCGGCCAGCGCCTGTTCGGCGGCGGGTACCCGGTCGCTGACAATGAAGCGCAGCGTGTCCTGCCCCGGCCCGCCGGTGATCGTTTGCGGCGCGAAGGCGAAGCGGCCGTCGGGATGGACCAGCCCGGCGCCTTCCTTCAACACGATCAGGTCGTCGCCCGCGTCGCCGGCCAGCGTGTTGCTGCCGTCGCGGCCGGCGATCAGCAGGTCGTCGCCGGCGCCGCCCCGCAGCGTGTGCCGGCCGGGTCCGCTGGCGGCCAGCACGTCGTCGCCGGCCCCGCCGTCGAGCCGCGCGGTGCCGGCGCCGGCGAAGATGATGTCGGACCCGGCGCCACCCCGCACGGTGACGTCGCCGGCGCCGCCATAGATGGTGTCGGGTCCCGGTCCGCCCGCGATGGTGAGGCCCGTGCTCGCGTGCGGGGCGGCGAAGATGAAGCTGCCGCCCGGTGCCGCCTGGACCACGCTCCGGGTCGCGTCGGGAAGCTGCACGTCCCGCGTGCCCAGCACCGCCTGCGCGAAGGCCGCCTGGATCGCGTGTGCGGCCGTCGTCGGATGGAGGTCGTCGAAGAACAGCACCTGGTTCGGCGCCAGCGTGGCGTGGCCGGCGGCGGCGTGGGTCAGCCAGGGCACGCTGGTGTCGGCCAGCCCGAAGGCGCGCGGATCCGCGGCGAGCGCCTGCGACAGGGCGGAGGCATCGACCAGCCGGATATTCGTGCCGCTCGCCGCCAGTTGCCGCAGGCCGGCGTTGAACGCCTGTTCGAGGCGGCGGGTCTGGGCCTGTGCCGTGGTCCCGGCGGCGCGGACGCGCGGGGTGATGGAGAGATCGGGCAGGGTGAACAGCACGACCGGCCCGACGCCGGCCGTGCGCAGCCGCGCGATCGCGCCGCCGATGGCGGCGAGGCTGCGCGTGAGGACGGCCTGCGCCGAGGTCGGGTCCTTCGCCTGGCCGCTCTCCAGGTCATTCTTCAGGTCGTTGCTGCCGATATTGATCAGCGCCACGGTGCCGGGGGGCGGGGCGGCGCCGTGCAACCCGGCGATGTACCGGCCAACCTGGTCGGGCAGGTTGATCGGCAGCTTTCGCCCGGTGGCGGGATCGGTCGCCGTGCCCGGCGCCGCGGGGCTGGCGGTGGCGCCGCCGTACGCCGCATCGGTCAGGCGCGCCCCGGACCATGCGGCCAACTGCTCGGCGTAGACCGGCCCGTTGGAGAACCGCCCCTGCCAATAGGGCAGTCGTGGCTGGCCGATCCGTGCGAACAGGTTGCCGTTGTCGGACAGGCTGTCGCCGAAGACAACGAGATTGGTGAAATCACCGGAAGTTCTGGGCATGTTCACGCCAATTGACTGGGGTGCCGTGAGCCATGCATAGCATATGAAACAAGATTATTTGGTGGAATGACGCTGATTCTATATCGGTTCTGATGGTTTTTCTTATTGGTTGAGGAGTGGGGGCGGGATGCCGCCCCCACCGCCGCGCCGTCAATGATGCGCGGATGCCTGCTCGGGATGCCGGCTCGCCCGCGCCTTCTGCACCGCCGCGGTGATGCGGACGGCGAGGTCACGTCCCGCGACCGGCTTGCGGACGAAGGTGAAGGCGTCCGCGTCGGTCAGCGCGACGCGGGGGTCGGCGAAGCCGGTGAGCAGGAAGCAGGGCAGGCCGGGGCGCAGCGCCTGCGCCTTGCGGATCACCGCGAGCCCGTCCATGCCTTGCATGGAGTAGTCGGTCACGATGGCGTCGACCGGTTCGCCCGCGGAGAGCCGGGCGATCGCCTCTGGCCCGCCGGCGGCGGCCAGCGTGGCGACACCCAGGTCCTCGAGATCCGCCGCCAGCGTCTCGCGCACCATGTCGTCGTCATCGACCAGCATCACCTGCGAGGGCGCCGTCATCTCCGTCGTGCCGCCGGCGACCGGCGCCACCCCGGCACGCTCCGCCGCCTGGCGCAGCCACATGACGGCGGTGGTGCCCGCCCCCGGCCGGCTGGACAGCAGGAATGCCCCGCCGGCCTCCTCGGCGAAGCGGCGGACCATGGTCAGCCCGAGCCCGGATCCCTGGCCGGGGAGCTTGGTGGTGAAGAACGGCTCGCTCGCCCGCAGCAGCGTGGCCGCGTCCATGCCGGCGCCGGTGTCGGCGACGCTCAGCCGCACATAGCTGCCCGGGGCCAGGCCGGCCGGATGCGGGACGCCCGGCACCACCTGTTCCGGCTCGGCCGAGAGCACCAGCGTGCCGCCATCCGGCATCGCGTCGCGGGCGTTGGTGGCGAGGTTGACCAGGGCGGTTTCCAACTGTCCGCGATCGGCCACCAGGCGTGGCGCCCCCGCGGCGACCTCGGCCCGCACGTCGATCGTTTGGCCGAGCGTGTGCGCGAGGATCTCGCGGATGCCGGCGAGCATGTCGGCGGTCTCGACGGCCTCGGTGGAGCCAGG from Rhodovastum atsumiense harbors:
- the hcp gene encoding hydroxylamine reductase; protein product: MFCHQCEQTARSADGDGCASTRGNCGKDATTADLQDLLIHAVKGLAQVARAGRGVGIVDREVGRFISHAVFTTLTNVNFTPARFIAMIGEAVAHRERLLDAMRASGGTIPALAGPATFRPATDLLALLAQAPAIGIRAGEDVVGPDVIGLRSLLLYGLKGVSAYVYHARVLGAEADEVYAGLEDTLDYLAQDPTDLEDMLAQALALGRLNLTVMEMLDAANISSFGIPEPTVVAVTPRRGKAILVSGHDMLDLTAILEATAGKGINVYTHGEMLPANAYPVFKKYPHLAGNYGGAWQEQQAEFSAFPGPIVMTSNCLIEPRPAYRQRIFTTGPVGWPGLRHIENRDFAPVIAAALALPGFTEEPQPQTITIGFARHTVLGVADKVIDAVKAGAIRHFFLVGGCDGAAPGRNYYTEFAEGTPQDTVVMTLGCGKYRFNRHEFGDIGGIPRLLDLGQCNDSYSAIRIAGALAEAFGCGINDLPLSLVVSWFEQKAAAVLLTLVALGVRNIRLGPTLPAFLTPTLIGVLVERFGIQTITTAEADIAASLQRAA
- a CDS encoding NnrS family protein, which gives rise to MTAIPRYRPVAGPALFSAGFRPFFLAAAIWAGLAIPLWLAAIAGFDFAPMPSPTWHVHEMTFGFGVATVAGFLLTAVPNWTGRMPLQGAPLVGLLLLWIAGRLAMLASARIGAAATAGLDLLFLPVFLCAIGREILAGRNWRNLPVLAALALLCCGNALVHVGLVTGADTETTGNHLGIATLLALITLVGGRIIPSFTRNWLAKQRPDLPPPAAFGAIDRLAMGSTVLALGLWTILPDAAATPWAALAAGFANALRLARWRGTAVLREPLLWILHLGYAWLALGLLLLAASRWTDLLPATASLHALTAGAIGTMTLAVMTRASLGHTGRPLVAGTGTTAIYLLVTAAAGLRLLAPIAGEQYLLLLTLAGLAWSGAFGGFVLLYASPLARPRVTTAAVRPI
- a CDS encoding SGNH/GDSL hydrolase family protein, with the protein product MPRTSGDFTNLVVFGDSLSDNGNLFARIGQPRLPYWQGRFSNGPVYAEQLAAWSGARLTDAAYGGATASPAAPGTATDPATGRKLPINLPDQVGRYIAGLHGAAPPPGTVALINIGSNDLKNDLESGQAKDPTSAQAVLTRSLAAIGGAIARLRTAGVGPVVLFTLPDLSITPRVRAAGTTAQAQTRRLEQAFNAGLRQLAASGTNIRLVDASALSQALAADPRAFGLADTSVPWLTHAAAGHATLAPNQVLFFDDLHPTTAAHAIQAAFAQAVLGTRDVQLPDATRSVVQAAPGGSFIFAAPHASTGLTIAGGPGPDTIYGGAGDVTVRGGAGSDIIFAGAGTARLDGGAGDDVLAASGPGRHTLRGGAGDDLLIAGRDGSNTLAGDAGDDLIVLKEGAGLVHPDGRFAFAPQTITGGPGQDTLRFIVSDRVPAAEQALAAEFRRIARAFDATRATGAHVRLDGLDISGIERLELQVDSVSTDPATPYRITHAITLSAGHTATEGPPASLTASAEHWGLLTV